Proteins from a genomic interval of Oncorhynchus clarkii lewisi isolate Uvic-CL-2024 chromosome 15, UVic_Ocla_1.0, whole genome shotgun sequence:
- the LOC139367058 gene encoding thiamine-triphosphatase isoform X2, giving the protein MESTMSVEVERKFVCDADIQKQLEEIGAVCIGQKQFQDKYFDTPDFLLTLRDVWLRCRQGCWELKCTTVTKAEDRVGEPQKAELCSRYQEITNLSQIQLKVREFMKEEFTTQRCSFTFGGEGDESGVRVDLDQADFGYCVGEIEVLVPKGEDIQSALRKIEKTAQRLGLSGDQRVQGKMDVYLQRYCPEHYAKLLSASIL; this is encoded by the exons ATGGAG AGTACAATGAGTGTGGAAGTGGAGAGGAAATTTGTCTGTGACGCTGACATTCAGAAACAATTGGAAGAGATAGGAG CGGTGTGTATTGGTCAGAAACAATTCCAAGACAAGTATTTTGACACCCCAGACTTCCTTCTCACCTTGAGAGATGTGTGGTTGCGTTGTCGCCAGGGATGTTGGGAACTCAAATGCACTACAGTTACAAAGGCAGAAGACAGAGTGGGGGAGCCTCAGAAGGCAGAACTGTGTTCACGCTATCAGGAGATAACCAATCTGTCTCAAATTCAGTTGAAAGTGAGAGAGTTCATGAAAGAAG AGTTCACAACACAGAGGTGTTCATTCACTTTTGGGGGGGAAGGAGATGAAAGTGGAGTGCGTGTAGACCTTGACCAGGCCGACTTTGGCTATTGTGTAGGGGAGATAGAGGTTCTCGTGCCAAAGGGAGAAGACATTCAGTCTGCACTGAGGAAGATTGAAAAGACTGCCCAAAGACTGG GTTTGTCTGGCGATCAGAGGGTTCAAGGAAAAATGGATGTGTACCTGCAAAGATACTGCCCAGAACACTATGCAAAATTACTAAGTGCATCTATATTGTAA
- the LOC139367058 gene encoding thiamine-triphosphatase isoform X1: MESTMSVEVERKFVCDADIQKQLEEIGAVCIGQKQFQDKYFDTPDFLLTLRDVWLRCRQGCWELKCTTVTKAEDRVGEPQKAELCSRYQEITNLSQIQLKVREFMKEGNGEQKTANQTHPVVHQDTPKTEGAENCPTGNESWLMELNLVCFAEFTTQRCSFTFGGEGDESGVRVDLDQADFGYCVGEIEVLVPKGEDIQSALRKIEKTAQRLGLSGDQRVQGKMDVYLQRYCPEHYAKLLSASIL; this comes from the exons ATGGAG AGTACAATGAGTGTGGAAGTGGAGAGGAAATTTGTCTGTGACGCTGACATTCAGAAACAATTGGAAGAGATAGGAG CGGTGTGTATTGGTCAGAAACAATTCCAAGACAAGTATTTTGACACCCCAGACTTCCTTCTCACCTTGAGAGATGTGTGGTTGCGTTGTCGCCAGGGATGTTGGGAACTCAAATGCACTACAGTTACAAAGGCAGAAGACAGAGTGGGGGAGCCTCAGAAGGCAGAACTGTGTTCACGCTATCAGGAGATAACCAATCTGTCTCAAATTCAGTTGAAAGTGAGAGAGTTCATGAAAGAAGGTAATGGGGAGCAAAAAACTGCCAACCAGACGCACCCAGTGGTCCATCAAGACACACCCAAAACTGAAGGTGCAGAGAATTGCCCCACAGGGAATGAGTCCTGGCTGATGGAGCTGAATCTGGTTTGCTTTGCAGAGTTCACAACACAGAGGTGTTCATTCACTTTTGGGGGGGAAGGAGATGAAAGTGGAGTGCGTGTAGACCTTGACCAGGCCGACTTTGGCTATTGTGTAGGGGAGATAGAGGTTCTCGTGCCAAAGGGAGAAGACATTCAGTCTGCACTGAGGAAGATTGAAAAGACTGCCCAAAGACTGG GTTTGTCTGGCGATCAGAGGGTTCAAGGAAAAATGGATGTGTACCTGCAAAGATACTGCCCAGAACACTATGCAAAATTACTAAGTGCATCTATATTGTAA